The DNA segment GAAAAGGGGAATTTGAAAATGCCATTTGATTATCAGCATCAAGGATTTGCTTGTGGTAAACAAAACCCACGGGGACTTGGTTTAAGCTTTAGTTTGGAAAATGAACGGGTAATTACCATTTTTATTCCACCGGAAATCTATCAGGGTTATCCCGGAATTTTACACGGGGGAATTACTAGTACCATTTTTGATGAAGTAATGTCACAATGTTTGTTTGTTAATCATAAAATGGGTTTTACAGCTCGATTGGAGGTTCGTTTTCGTGCCCATATCCCTATTTTAAAGCCAGTTAGATTTGAGGCCTGGATTGAACAAGAAAAAGGTCGTTTGGTGGATTTAAAATCTAAAGCCATTTTGGAAACAGGTAAACTAGCTGCTGAGGCTAAAGCCAGGTTTATGCTAATTACAGATAAGGTTGTGGAAAATGAAACAGATTGATAAAAGGGCATTGCCCTTTGAATATATGGGAAATTCCGCAAAAGGCTGCCTTTTAATTCACGGTTTTAGTGGTTCACCTGCGGATATGAGGCCTTTAGGTAATTATTTAAAAAAGAGGGGATATGGTGTTCGGGCTCTACTTTTACCCGGCCATGGTACTAAACCCCAAGATTTGGCTCTAACTGATTGGCAAACATGGTATCTAGCCGTGGAAACAGAATATCTGAAGATGAGTGAAGATTATAAAGAGGTGGTGCCCATAGGTTTTTCCTTAGGGGCATTATTAGCACTTTATTTGTCTGTTAAGCAAAATGCTTCTCAAGTGATTTCTTTAAATACACCTCTTTTTTTTAGAAATGAGGAGTACTTTGTTTTAAAAAACCCGGATTGTGAATATTTAAGTAAACAACGTTCTTTAGCTGAAAAAAAACGCAATCAACTTTTGGGTCGATTTTCATATGAAGAAATTCCGGTCA comes from the Clostridia bacterium genome and includes:
- a CDS encoding alpha/beta fold hydrolase, giving the protein MKQIDKRALPFEYMGNSAKGCLLIHGFSGSPADMRPLGNYLKKRGYGVRALLLPGHGTKPQDLALTDWQTWYLAVETEYLKMSEDYKEVVPIGFSLGALLALYLSVKQNASQVISLNTPLFFRNEEYFVLKNPDCEYLSKQRSLAEKKRNQLLGRFSYEEIPVKAFQSLLEFKELLKTQLAKIKIPVLVVQTKNDGLVNPISAQFLYDSIKSKRKKLVWLEKAEHLLTFSDELPLVLEEIALFLAKSSGN
- a CDS encoding PaaI family thioesterase: MPFDYQHQGFACGKQNPRGLGLSFSLENERVITIFIPPEIYQGYPGILHGGITSTIFDEVMSQCLFVNHKMGFTARLEVRFRAHIPILKPVRFEAWIEQEKGRLVDLKSKAILETGKLAAEAKARFMLITDKVVENETD